The following DNA comes from Candidatus Nanopelagicales bacterium.
CGCACGATCTGGGCGTAGTAGGCAGCGTTCGCGGCGGTCGGCACACCTGCGATGAGCGTGTGCAGGAACGCCGCGCCCCCAACCCGGCTCAGATCACCGGTGCGGGTCAAAGAGTCAGAGACAGTGACCGCGTCAGCCGGTTCGCCCCGGCCGAATAGGTCAGTCACAGCCCCGTAGATCGTTTGGTGTGCCGGTGCGTAGAAGTCATCGATTCGGATCGTCTCTACTACGTCAGCGATCGCGTCCTTGCTGAGCAGCATCGCTCCCAGCACGGATCGCTCAGCGGCGAGATCCTGCGGCGGCGTCCGGGCTGGCCCGGTCACCGGGTCAGCCCGATCAGCGAACTCCGCGACGGTCACGCTGACTTTCCCACTGCGTACCTCCTCGGTCTCGCCCTTCCTATCCGGTGGGTCCGACACAGACACCAACCGCCAGGACGGCTGGCGCGGGGCCGCGCGATTTCCACGGCCCATCCCGCCCCGCACCAGACGTCCCTGCCCCCGGTACCTCAGCCCTGCCAACACGCTTGACAGGTGCCGCCTCCAGGCCGACACCTAACCCGCTGACAGGGAGCTTCGCGGACGGGGTTCCGCTCACCAAGGCGTCACGCTAGGCATCCCGCGAGCATCTGTCGAGACCCAAATGCGCGACCCTGTGGACAAGCCTGTGGACACTACGCCTGCGACATGCTCACTGAGCTGTGGACTACCTGTGGATCGCGCCATTGGACTCAGGCTGCCACGCTGGCTGACTAGGCGAATCTCGATCCACCGCCTGTGGAAGAACAAGTCATTCCCGACCAGTTGTGTTCCATGTGGGCAGATCGAAGTCACCTATGTTGCCGACCGCCGGGTGCTTCCGCCCCATCTGCCCGTTCGCCATGGCGCGGAGCAGGTTCGTTGTCACCTTCTTCGCGAACGCGCGCCCAGCTGGCGGTGCCTGATTCCGGAGTCCGCGAAGGACCCAACCCATGGTGCCGGTGGCGAAGACACCTGCCCCGGACTTCGCTGTGTAGTACGAACTCGTCGACACGGTCGGCGCGCCCTCGCAGTCCACGGGACTGGCCGCGACGATGCGCAGGTTCTTCGGAGTTCCGGGAACCGGGTAGGCCCGGTCTACCTCCACGTCCAGAATCCCCGGGACGGTTCCGTTGACCCCAATCCCGGTGCCCCGGAACAAGAAGAACCCTGGGTCGGTCACCGTGTACGTCCCTGTGGCCGGATAGCACTCATAGTCCTGCCCCACAAGGGAATGTTCGGGATCGGCTCCCGGTTCGTCGCGGAACCTGGCAGTGGTCGTCGGACCGTCGACAGGATCCTCCCAGGCGGACTTGTAGATCTCCATCATCCGCGCGCCCGCTGGGCCCTCAACCAGGCGAACCCTCCAGAACATGGTGTTGGCTCCAAGGAAGGCAAGGTCCACGCCGGCGTCGCGGGCCTTGGTGACAGCTGCTCGCTGAGGAACACTCCAGTACTCGTTGTGTCCCAGCGACAGGACGCCCTCCGCGCCAGACAAGGCACGTGGGTCTACGTCCAGATCACTGGCGGCGACATACGACACATCGATTCCGAGTCTTTCGGCCATGCGGACCACCGGGTGCTCGTATGCCAGGTACTTGCCAGTTCCGCTGCCACTCGTGTACGGCCGTGCGAACGAAACCGCGCGGGCCCTGTCTTCGAACCCTCCGGGACCGAAGTACGCCGAGCGGCCTCCCCACTCGTTGTAGGCCTGCCAGGTGGTGTCAGCCATTACGAGCACGATCCGCCCCGCGACATCCGGGCTGCGAACGACCAAGGGGATGAGCGACTCAGCTCCGTTGCTGCCCTTCAACCGCAGCAGGTACATGCCAGGGCTCCAGCCCTGTGTCGTGAAGGACAGCGACTGCCGCCAGTCCGCGTATGAAGTCCGGGTCGCGGCTACGAACCCTGAGCCGTCTTGACGCTGGCCCGGCTGTACCTCCGATGTCCAGACCCGACGACCCTGGGCTCCCCCGTACCAACCCATCCGATAGGCGGACACACGCCACTTCCGCGCTCCCGTCGACACGAACAGCCGGACCCGGTCACCAGGAGTCGCAGACGAGCGGTCCGCGAACCCCGACATCGCGCGCCAGTCCGATGACCGTGTCTTGGCCGCACGCCACCCCCGGTTGCCAGGCAGCGAGTTCTCAGACGCGATGTTCCAGACCGCTTCCTCAGGAACCGCGTCAGATGCCGTCTGGCGCCCGCCGTCGATCGGCGGCTCTGCGATCGTGGAACAGCCCGACAGGGCAAGGACAGCGGCGGTCGCGGGCACGACGAAGCGTGATGGCAGCACCGCTCGATTATCAGCCAGGTACCGTGAATCCGTGCATTTCCGGATCACCACGGTGTGTCTTGGCAACATCTGCCGCTCTCCGATGGCTGCGGCAGTTCTGATCAGCAAGTTCGCGGACGCGGGACTGGCCGACGTGCGCGTGCGTTCTGCCGGAACCGCCGGATACCACATCGGCGAGGACGCCGATCCGCGCGCTCGCGCGACCCTCCGCGAAGCCGGGTACGACCTGAATCACCGGGCCACACAGGTCAGCCCGGAGATGCTCCACGACTCCGACCTGCTCTTGGCGATGGACACGGCCAATGCCGATGACCTGCGCTCACTGGCGAACCGGCATGGCGCTCCACGCGATCGCATCCGTCTACTGAGGTCCTTCGACCCGAGCTGCCCGGACGAAGCCGACGTGCCAGACCCTTACTACGGTGGTCGCGACGGTTTCCGTGATGTGCTGGACATGATCGAGAAGTCCGCCGACGGGGTGGTTGTCTATGTCAGAGACGAACTCGAGCAGGGCCGCACGCCGGGCGCTTGAGCGCCTCGGACTGCGCGCACCGCGGCTCACGACGGTCTCGGGCGGATCGATCTGCGACGCCTGGAGGGCCGAGACCGATGAAGGCACCCTGTTCATCAAGGTCCATGGGGCGGGCCCTTCGGACATGTTCCT
Coding sequences within:
- a CDS encoding low molecular weight protein-tyrosine-phosphatase, translated to MHFRITTVCLGNICRSPMAAAVLISKFADAGLADVRVRSAGTAGYHIGEDADPRARATLREAGYDLNHRATQVSPEMLHDSDLLLAMDTANADDLRSLANRHGAPRDRIRLLRSFDPSCPDEADVPDPYYGGRDGFRDVLDMIEKSADGVVVYVRDELEQGRTPGA